From Triticum urartu cultivar G1812 chromosome 2, Tu2.1, whole genome shotgun sequence, a single genomic window includes:
- the LOC125535836 gene encoding 18.8 kDa class V heat shock protein-like codes for METGGSSSSGGSPYLHLRHVKPEPQDTPVSARTRRSGARISDNASPTGRFVLVEPKPEPGLPAEYEDIARRGFFDEDALRPPNRVNWDETGAAHIYSADLPGVKKEEIRVEIEDGRYLVIRTELDAGDAEVHGRRGSFARKFRLPGMVNTDGITTDYARGVLTVTVPRMHTRAQPVVNLIGLGPACDPVARAA; via the exons ATGGAGACCGGGGGGTCCTCCTCGTCCGGCGGCTCTCCCTACCTCCACCTCCGCCacgtcaagccggagccccaggacacGCCTGTCAGCGCGCGCACCCGCCGCTCCGGCGCCCGCATCAGCGACAACGCCTCCCCCACCGGCCGCTTCGTCCTCGTcgagcccaagccggagcccggccTCCCCGCAGAGTACGAGGACATAGCCCGGCGCGGCTTCTTCGACGAGGACGCCCTGCG GCCGCCCAACCGCGTCAACTGGGATGAGACCGGCGCCGCACATATCTACTCCGCCGACCTCCCCG GCGTGAAGAAGGAGGAGATCAGGGTGGAGATTGAGGACGGGAGGTACCTCGTCATACGCACTGAGCTGGACGCTGGTGACGCGGAAGTCCACGGCCGCCGAGGCAGTTTCGCAAGGAAGTTCCGGCTGCCGGGGATGGTGAACACCGACGGCATCACGACCGACTACGCCCGCGGCGTACTGACCGTGACGGTGCCCAGGATGCACACCCGGGCCCAGCCCGTGGTCAATCTCATCGGGCTTGGTCCTGCCTGCGACCCCGTGGCCAGAGCAGCTTAA
- the LOC125536850 gene encoding polyadenylate-binding protein RBP45-like isoform X1, with product MQPTYQPPMNGQHAPQPQASGAPPPPLQQAPPPQQYYQAPPQYYQQGPPPAMWGHPQQHMPPQYAPPPPQYAPQPPQQYAPPPQHYAPPPPQYGAQMAGGPPSGGEDIRSLWIGDLQYWMDETYLYNAFAPVGPQQVTSVKIIRNKHTGQPEGYGFIEFQSRAAAEYALGTFNGQMMPNVEQVFKLNWASCSAGDKRGDDGSDHTIFVGDLAADVTDAMLEEIFKATYPSVKGANVVTDRATGRSKGYGFVRFGDLNEQTRAMTEMNGVPLSTRQMRIGPAANKKNIGTQQTYSTNAGYQSSQVNEAANDPNNTTIFVGGLDSNIDENYLRQVFTPYGEVGYVKIPVGKRCGFVQFTSRVCAEQAISALNGSQIGSSNVRLSWGRSQNKQPPQQDANQGNGNSYYGYQQGPDAYYGAPNAQDPSMQNYGYSGYGSYEQQQQPSQQQQPPQQQPPQQQQQQPPQQ from the exons ATGCAGCCAACATACCAGCCGCCAATGAACGGCCAGCACGCGCCTCAGCCGCAGGCCTCTGGGGCTCCGCCGCCTCCTCTGCAGCAGGCCCCCCCGCCGCAGCAGTACTACCAGGCGCCGCCGCAGTACTACCAGCAGGGACCCCCGCCGGCTATGTGGGGCCATCCGCAGCAGCATATGCCTCCGCAGTacgcgcccccgccgccgcaGTACGCGCCTCAGCCTCCTCAGCAGtacgcgccgccgccgcagcaTTACGCGCCTCCGCCGCCGCAGTACGGAGCGCAGATGGCTGGCGGGCCGCCTTCCGGAGGCGAGGATATCAGGTCGCTGTGGATCGGAGATCTCCAGTACTGGATGGATGAGACCTACCTCTACAACGCCTTTGCTCCTGTGGGGCCGCAGCAG GTCACCTCAGTGAAAATCATCCGCAACAAACATACTGGGCAGCCCGAGGGTTATGGTTTTATTGAATTTCAATCTCGAGCTGCTGCGGAATATGCTCTGGGGACCTTTAATGGGCAGATGATGCCTAATGTTGAACAAGTTTTTAAGCTAAACTGGGCTTCTTGTAGTGCTGGTGACAAGCGGGGTGACGATGGTTCTGATCACACAATATTTGTTGGTGATTTGGCTGCTGATGTTACTGACGCCATGTTGGAAGAGATATTCAAAGCCACCTACCCATCAGTTAAAGGTGCTAATGTTGTTACTGACAGGGCCACTGGTCGCTCCAAAGGATATGGTTTTGTACGCTTTGGAGATCTAAATGAGCAGACACGTGCTATGACTGAGATGAATGGAGTGCCATTGTCTACAAGACAAATGAGGATTGGGCCTGCAGCTAACAAGAAGAATATAGGTACTCAGCAGACATATTCAACTAATG CAGGGTACCAGAGCTCTCAAGTAAATGAGGCGGCGAATGATCCCAACAATACTACA ATCTTTGTGGGCGGGTTAGATTCCAATATAGATGAGAACTATCTAAGGCAAGTTTTTACTCCATATGGCGAAGTTGGTTATGTGAAGATTCCTGTAGGCAAGCGTTGTGGATTTGTCCAATTTACCAGCAG GGTGTGCGCTGAGCAGGCCATCAGTGCGCTGAATGGGTCTCAGATTGGTAGTTCCAATGTTCGTCTTTCATGGGGCCGTAGCCAAAACAAACAG CCTCCCCAGCAGGATGCAAACCAGGGTAATGGCAACAGCTACTATGGATATCAACAGGGTCCTGATGCATACTATGGTGCACCCAATGCGCAAGATCCTAGCATGCAAAACTATGGATACTCTGGTTATGGCAGTTACGAGCAGCAACAGCAGCCATCTCAGCAGCAGCAACCTCCACAGCAGCAGCCACcacagcagcaacagcagcagcccCCACAGCAG TGA
- the LOC125536850 gene encoding polyadenylate-binding protein RBP45-like isoform X2, translating into MQPTYQPPMNGQHAPQPQASGAPPPPLQQAPPPQQYYQAPPQYYQQGPPPAMWGHPQQHMPPQYAPPPPQYAPQPPQQYAPPPQHYAPPPPQYGAQMAGGPPSGGEDIRSLWIGDLQYWMDETYLYNAFAPVGPQQVTSVKIIRNKHTGQPEGYGFIEFQSRAAAEYALGTFNGQMMPNVEQVFKLNWASCSAGDKRGDDGSDHTIFVGDLAADVTDAMLEEIFKATYPSVKGANVVTDRATGRSKGYGFVRFGDLNEQTRAMTEMNGVPLSTRQMRIGPAANKKNIGTQQTYSTNGYQSSQVNEAANDPNNTTIFVGGLDSNIDENYLRQVFTPYGEVGYVKIPVGKRCGFVQFTSRVCAEQAISALNGSQIGSSNVRLSWGRSQNKQPPQQDANQGNGNSYYGYQQGPDAYYGAPNAQDPSMQNYGYSGYGSYEQQQQPSQQQQPPQQQPPQQQQQQPPQQ; encoded by the exons ATGCAGCCAACATACCAGCCGCCAATGAACGGCCAGCACGCGCCTCAGCCGCAGGCCTCTGGGGCTCCGCCGCCTCCTCTGCAGCAGGCCCCCCCGCCGCAGCAGTACTACCAGGCGCCGCCGCAGTACTACCAGCAGGGACCCCCGCCGGCTATGTGGGGCCATCCGCAGCAGCATATGCCTCCGCAGTacgcgcccccgccgccgcaGTACGCGCCTCAGCCTCCTCAGCAGtacgcgccgccgccgcagcaTTACGCGCCTCCGCCGCCGCAGTACGGAGCGCAGATGGCTGGCGGGCCGCCTTCCGGAGGCGAGGATATCAGGTCGCTGTGGATCGGAGATCTCCAGTACTGGATGGATGAGACCTACCTCTACAACGCCTTTGCTCCTGTGGGGCCGCAGCAG GTCACCTCAGTGAAAATCATCCGCAACAAACATACTGGGCAGCCCGAGGGTTATGGTTTTATTGAATTTCAATCTCGAGCTGCTGCGGAATATGCTCTGGGGACCTTTAATGGGCAGATGATGCCTAATGTTGAACAAGTTTTTAAGCTAAACTGGGCTTCTTGTAGTGCTGGTGACAAGCGGGGTGACGATGGTTCTGATCACACAATATTTGTTGGTGATTTGGCTGCTGATGTTACTGACGCCATGTTGGAAGAGATATTCAAAGCCACCTACCCATCAGTTAAAGGTGCTAATGTTGTTACTGACAGGGCCACTGGTCGCTCCAAAGGATATGGTTTTGTACGCTTTGGAGATCTAAATGAGCAGACACGTGCTATGACTGAGATGAATGGAGTGCCATTGTCTACAAGACAAATGAGGATTGGGCCTGCAGCTAACAAGAAGAATATAGGTACTCAGCAGACATATTCAACTAATG GGTACCAGAGCTCTCAAGTAAATGAGGCGGCGAATGATCCCAACAATACTACA ATCTTTGTGGGCGGGTTAGATTCCAATATAGATGAGAACTATCTAAGGCAAGTTTTTACTCCATATGGCGAAGTTGGTTATGTGAAGATTCCTGTAGGCAAGCGTTGTGGATTTGTCCAATTTACCAGCAG GGTGTGCGCTGAGCAGGCCATCAGTGCGCTGAATGGGTCTCAGATTGGTAGTTCCAATGTTCGTCTTTCATGGGGCCGTAGCCAAAACAAACAG CCTCCCCAGCAGGATGCAAACCAGGGTAATGGCAACAGCTACTATGGATATCAACAGGGTCCTGATGCATACTATGGTGCACCCAATGCGCAAGATCCTAGCATGCAAAACTATGGATACTCTGGTTATGGCAGTTACGAGCAGCAACAGCAGCCATCTCAGCAGCAGCAACCTCCACAGCAGCAGCCACcacagcagcaacagcagcagcccCCACAGCAG TGA
- the LOC125536848 gene encoding ankyrin repeat domain-containing protein 13B codes for MAGVDAARYAQSPAHHAVAMQDHAALRRVLDALPQARKPEEIRTEADSIAEEVRAEAVSAILDRRDVPGRETPLHLAVRFGDAAAAEMLMAAGADWSLQNEHGWSALQEAICAREEALARVIVRHYQPLAWAKWCRRLPRVVAAMRRMRDFYMEITFHFESSVIPFISRIAPSDTYRVWKRGANLRADMTLAGFDGFKIQRSDQTILFLGEGSEDGKVPPGSLCMINHKDKEVMNALEGAGAPASEAEVQQEVTAMSQTNIFRPGIDVTQAVLLPQVTWRRQERTEAVGLWKAKVYDMHHVMVSVKSRRVPGAMTDEEFFSACNENDTESEGFDDVLTDEEKRQLESALKMDSSDAVGDSQSDTFVGPRHSCFEPREREIPIEDLSISGNGESKHDKKGWFSNWGKRGQTGISKLEMTKKMAPPRSSLCVDEKVSDLRLGSPSNVQTKPGRHSVDIVRRDENRNGKEKDCRKLATSENGHRRKESSKESEYKKGLRPVLWLSPNFPLRTEELLPLLDILANKVKAIRRLRDLLTTKLPPGTFPVKVAIPVVPTIRVLVTFTKFEELQPLEEFSTPPSSPDNCKSPGAQTSSSSWVQWIKAPYRQNFSTAQGPSNRVEDIQDPFVIPADYAWTTPGEKKKRTQENKNKSKKGRTAS; via the exons ATGGCTGGCGTTGACGCGGCGAGGTATGCGCAGAGCCCAGCGCACCACGCCGTGGCGATGCAGGACCACGCTGCCCTTCGCCGCGTGCTAGACGCGCTCCCGCAGGCTCGGAAGCCCGAGGAGATCCGGACGGAGGCGGACTCCATCGCCGAGGAGGTGCGAGCGGAGGCTGTCTCGGCCATCCTCGACCGGCGTGACGTCCCTGGGCGCGAGACCCCGCTCCACCTCGCCGTCCGCTTCGGCGACGCGGCGGCAGCTGAGATGCTCATGGCGGCGGGGGCCGACTGGAGCCTGCAGAACGAGCATGGCTGGAGCGCGCTCCAGGAGGCTATCTGCGCGCGTGAGGAGGCGCTCGCACGCGTCATCGTGCGCCACTACCAGCCTCTCGCCTGGGCCAAATGGTGCCGCCGCCTGCCCCGTGTTGTCGCCGCCATGCGCCGGATGCGCGACTTCTACATGGAAATCACATTCCACTTCGAGAGCTCCGTCATTCCCTTCATCTCCCGCATCGCGCCCTCGGATACCTACAGGGTCTGGAAGCGCGGGGCCAACCTCCGTGCGGACATGACGCTTGCAGGCTTCGATGGCTTCAAGATCCAGCGCTCTGACCAGACTATTCTGTTTCTTGGGGAGGGCTCGGAGGACGGCAAGGTGCCACCAGGGTCCTTGTGCATGATTAACCACAAAGATAAGGAGGTGATGAACGCGCTTGAAGGTGCTGGCGCGCCGGCCTCCGAGGCAGAGGTCCAGCAGGAGGTCACCGCAATGTCACAGACGAATATCTTCCGTCCGGGGATAGATGTCACTCAAGCAGTGCTGCTTCCACAGGTCACATGGCGGCGGCAGGAGAGGACAGAGGCTGTTGGCTTGTGGAAGGCTAAGGTGTATGACATGCACCATGTTATGGTGAGTGTTAAGTCAAGGAGGGTTCCTGGTGCTATGACGGATGAGGAATTCTTTTCAGCTTGCAATGAGAATGATACTGAGAGTGAGGGGTTCGATGATGTACTGACTGACGAGGAGAAGAGGCAGCTGGAATCTGCGCTTAAGATGGATTCTTCAGATGCTGTTGGTGACAGCCAGTCCGACACCTTTGTAGGTCCTAGGCATAGTTGCTTTGAGCCAAGGGAGAGGGAAATACCAATTGAGGATTTGAGCATCTCTGGAAATGGGGAGAGTAAGCATGATAAGAAAGGTTGGTTTAGTAATTGGGGAAAGAGGGGTCAAACTGGCATTAGTAAACTAGAGATGACAAAGAAGATGGCACCTCCAAGAAGTTCGCTCTGTGTAGATGAGAAGGTTAGCGACCTCCGCCTTGGATCTCCATCAAATGTACAAACTAAACCAGGAAGACATTCAGTGGATATAGTGAGAAGGGATGAGAACAGAAATGGCAAGGAAAAGGACTGTCGTAAACTTGCAACTTCTGAGAATGGACATAGGCGCAAAGAAAGTAGCAAAGAAAGTGAGTATAAGAAAGGTCTAAGGCCTGTTCTTTGGTTGTCCCCTAATTTCCCTCTGAGGACTGAGGAGCTCTTGCCACTACTTGATATTCTTGCAAACAAGGTGAAGGCAATCCGTCGTTTGAGGGATCTACTCACCACAAAACTGCCTCCAGGAACTTTTCCAGTCAAG GTTGCCATTCCAGTTGTACCCACAATCAGGGTTCTTGTGACATTCACAAAGTTTGAAGAGCTACAGCCATTAGAAGAGTTCAGCACACCTCCTTCCAGCCCTGACAATTGCAAGAGCCCAGGAGCCCAGACGTCTTCAAGCTCCTGGGTTCAGTGGATCAAGGCTCCTTACCGCCAGAACTTCTCGACAGCACAAGGTCCAAGCAACCGTGTGGAGGACATCCAAGACCCCTTTGTTATCCCTGCTGATTATGCCTGGACTACGCCAGGAGAGAAGAAAAAGAGGACACAAGAAAACAAGAACAAGTCAAAGAAAGGCAGAACCGCGTCTTAG